The nucleotide sequence TAGATCCTTCAGGTCAGTAGCAAGTACTTTGGTTGTGTAGTACGGTCTTTTCAGCAAAGCACCTACTTTTATGTAACAGAAAATGCTACAAATTAGATactatttgctgaagcaatagcatttactacgttttatgcattccacccattgtctgatgtttgtaagaaaattcgatgaaataaacttaaaaaaatttcaaatttcaagtGATTGTCACAGTTAGCAGTAAGAATTTTTGAGAACAACTGAGTTGGTTTTTCCtatattgttatttttttaataattgtgtaCAATTTTTGCAGGTTTCCAGATAGTAGCCATGGTAAGTGACTTGGGTAGCAGCAATAGGTCACTTCATAATGAATTAAATATTAGCCATACCAACACATGGTTTACAAATccggaaaataataaaaaaattttgtttttgcaGATGTGCCTCATCAGAAACCATTTTGTTGACCATGGATTTACACTAAATGGAAACGAAAAAAGTAAATCCATAATTGAACAGGTTATAGATGTAACTAGCTCATCAGATCTTAAAATAACCGATAAGATCACTAAAGATAGTCTTAACGTCCAAGGAGCTGCAAGACAAAAAGTAAAATTGGCAACAAAATTATTTTCCCACGCCATTTCTATGGCAATTTCCACATGTGGAGCTATGGGAATGTTGAGTCATCATGATTGGAAAAAGTGTGCCGAATTTTTTAAAATGGTATGATTTACGAATTATAaactaaaataatataaacaacaGTTTTATGTTACTTTACGATTTCTTTCttttactataaaactattttCAAACAACAATTCTTAGGGGGTAGGGTGCTTTAAATGTAGCTGGTGTTCGGCTTTTGTAATTATTCCTTCGATATTATTTCTAGGCACGCCTTTTCCCCATCGGTGCAGACGAAGTTTGGTAATACAGAGAGGGACGACCACACTTCTACTATATAAACACTGGTTTTGGTATTAGGGTGAACTTTATTATTAACTACACAAAAATATAGCACTAACATAAACTAAACTAACTTTACAGTTACAGCGGAGTTACAGAATCTAAGAGCGCTCGTTGACGTTGTCGATGTGAGTGTTGTGAGTTGAATGTGCGTACTTTCTGAGTCGACTAATTGTGCGTGATTAAATCTCTCGCTTGCTAGCGGctataaaaattgacctattttttAAGTACTATATCTGGAATTCTGTAACAAGTTTGTATTAAAACTACAGCGGAATTATATCCGCGGAAATAAAGTAAAAATCTTATTACTAATTACAACatcctcccccccccccccggaGACGACCCTATCGTCGAATTAAACCAAATTTTTATTGTCAAGGGGAAGGGGGCAAATCTTTACAATAGGACGAGTATATTCCCGTCCTGAGTTTTAACTCTTACTACCCTGACTTTACCGTCAGGCCCTGGAAACACTTCCAAAATTCTGGCTAGTTTCCACTTTAGAGGGGGTAGGTGATCATCCTTAATCAAAACTAACAAGTCTTTTACCAGATTGGGTTGTGTTTGGTGCCACTTGGGTTTATTTTGGAGTAAATTTAGATATTCTGTGGAAAATCTGTTCCAGAAATTTTGTTTTATCTTACAGCATAACTGCCAGAATGACAGTTTATTGTCAGGGAGAAGTGTGACGTCGATTTCTGGAATGGAGGTGAGTGGCTCACCGATTAAAAAATGCCCGGGTGTCAAACAAGTGAGATCATCTGGATCAGTAGAGAGGGGGGACAAGGGACGAGAGTTTAAAATTGCCTCTATTTCGGCAAGAACTGTTAAAAATTGGGCAAAGTTTAAAGATAGGTTTCACACTATGCGTCTGAGGTGGAATTTAGTGGATTTTATGCCAGCTTCCCACAGGCAACCCCAGTGCGGGCTGTTAGGGGGTATGAATTTCCATTGTATGCTTTTGTTTGAAAGAGAGTCGGCAATGGAGCTGGAGTTTTtctgaaaaaatgtataaactTCGCGAAGAGCATTGTTCACTCCTACGGCAACGGGGTGCCCCTACGGGCAACAAATCTTTTAAGAGCGGCCAAAAAGGCATCAGTGGAAAGGTCCGTTACCAACTCCAAGTGAATAGCTTTTGTATTCATACATAAAAATAGGGCTACGTAACTTTGGTGGATTACAGAGGAGCGCAAACGTGATTCTTTTAGGGAGAATGGGCCTCTCATATCAATTCCCGTATTAAGGAAGGGCCTAACAATAGCTGAGCGTTCAGGAGGCAAGTTACCCATGACCTGGGTACAAGGTATACCTTTAAATCTAGAGCAAGTGATGCAGGAgtgaataataaattttatctGGTTCAAAGCTTTGATGGGCCAATACTTAAGACGCAAATTAGAGAGTACGGCTCGAGCGCCGGCGTGAAATAATCTAAAATGTTCAAATTTAATAAGTAAATTCACATAGTGATGCTTTTGGGGGAGTAAAAGGGGGTGCTTTTGAGAATAGGGGATATATGCATTGGCTAATCTTCCACCTACTCGTAGTTTGATTTTCAACTAAGAATGGAGAGAGAGAGGAGATACtactattttttaattctttttgatCCTTTAGGGCTAAAAGCTCcgctgagaagacttgattttgaACTATTCTTACTATAGTCAAATCTGCCTTATTTAATTCGTCAACGGAGATATTTCCAGCGAGTTTAGAGCTTTGGGACTTACAATTGTTTATAAACCTAAGGCAGTAAGCAAAGGTGCGTCTTAGGCGAGTGAGAGAAGAGAACCTTTCGAGAGTGGGTTGCCAGAAATTTTCTGTAACTTTAAGGGaggttagtgcaacttttctttGCTCAGGAGGATCAGAAATCTCGGAGAATGCACTAATTTTATCGTATTCTATTACGTGGTTATGTAAAAACGGTGGGCCATGGAACCAAAGATCGTgtaattttttatcaaagttacCACGGCTTAACATATCAGCTGGATTAAATTGCGACTTGACGTGCCGCCACTGGAATTTATTAGTCAGCTGTTGGATATGAGTTACTCTGTTTTGAACGAAGGTCGTCCAGCGCGAAGGATGACCTTTGACCCATGAAAGGGCTACTTGAGAATCTGTTCATAAATTTACCGtgaaaattgttaatttattttcgaatatttttaatattctttgagtGAGCTGAGACAGTATTAACATACCGTTTAATTCCAACTTCGGGATAGATAGGGGTTTGCGTATAGGTGCTACACGAGATTTTGAGGTGATGAGACTACATGAAATGTGATTATCACTATACAGGGCGCGTAAATAAATTACTCCTCCATAACAAAGGAGCGAAGCATCTGAGAAGGCATGTAGCTCTATCCGAGTGACAGTTTTATTTTGGAAAAGGAATCTGGGAATTGAAAGATTTTGCAATTGACGGATGcttaatataaatatattccAATCACAAATAAGAGATGCATCTGTAATAGGAGTGTCCCAATCTATTTGTTTCAACCATAATTTCTGCATTATAACTTTCCCTTGAACGATAACGGGGTTCACCAAACCCATGGGATCGAAACACTGAGCTATAGCAGAGAGAATATTACGTTTTGTAATACAGGGGAATTTTAAATTGAGGGGAACTGAAATTTGCAAAATGTCTAGATTTGGTTTCCACTTCAAACCTAACAATTTACAGGGCGATTCTTCTAAATTCATGTCGTATTCGACAGTACTATTTTGCGAGATGTTCTTTAAAAATTCCTGTGAGTTTGAGCACCATTTGTGCAAGGAAAATCCGAATTTTCCTAGGAGAGAGTTTAGTTCATTATAGAGAGCTATCAGATCTTCTAGAGAATCCGATCCGGACAAAATGTCGTCAACATACGTCTGTTCTAGTAATGAGCCCGAGGCTCGAGGGAAATTTTCGTTTTTCAGAGCAATATCTTTCAGTACTCGTGTACTGATAAAGGGAGCGAAGTTTTCACCAAAACAAACACGTTCAAGTTCAATACATTGAAGAGGGTCAGAGGGACTTGCTCTCCACAGGAGATTTTGCAAAAATCTGTGTTGAGGGGCTATTTTTATCTGTCTAAACATACGCTCAATATCGGTGGTTAACACAAACTTAAACATTCTGAACCTAATTAGAATATCGTACAGGTCTGGTTGTACTTGGTAACCTTTGAGAGCTGTGTCGTTGAGAGAAATACCGGAAGTGGTTTTGGCGCTAAAATCAAACACAACACGTAGTTTAGTGGAGGAGCTCTGCTCACGCACAACACATAGGTGGGCAGTAAAATATTTTCTTTCATTAAACGCATTAAGAGTGGTGAGAGGGATTACTTTGGCATGTGAGAGGATGAGATATTCATCTATAACTTTCTGATATTCTGAGAAGAGCGAGGGGTTACTATGGAGCTTTCGTTCTAGGGCTAAGAACCGTTTTTCTGCAGAATAATATGAGTCGCCTAACTTTGTATACGCTTTCGGGGTTTTAAAAGGGATTTCCACTTGGTATCTACCATCTGAGAGAATTTGGGTAGTGGAAACAAATATTTCTTCAGCCAGACTTTCTTCGGGCTTAAGAGGAGTGTCACAGGGAAGTTCTTCAGTTTCAAAGAACTTTACTGAGAGCTTTTCTAGAGGAGTTTCTACTTCATCTGGGGGGTTGGAAACTACATGAAATGAGAGAGAGCACTGCTTGTTAGTAGAGAGAGCATGATGAGGTATTACGCCAGCAATAACCCATCCCAAataagacacaatgatgaactccagacaatatacggagatgaaaacatagtacgctacattaaatcaaacagaatacgatgggcgggtcacgtactaagatcaagtgaagaaagacttctaaacgccacattctgggaaaggcccgacggaaaaaggtcagttggtcgccaaagaaagagatggaaggacgcagtagccagcgatctacgtaaaatgggagtacagcaatgggaaatagctgctcaggaccgacaacaatggagggaaatagtaaacgcggccaagactcacatagagttgtagagccaaatgatgatgatgaaataagAGCTTAAGAGTATAGGGAGACCATGACCTAACCTAACGTTCGGTTCATTGTCCAACAAATCATAATAGAGATCACCTCCTACTAAAATATCTATACCTGAGGGTGTGTCAAAATCTGGGTCTGTTAAAGATGTGAGAAAATGAGGAGGAATGTTTAAAGAGgttgaatttattttaaattgtgGCAACTTTTTAGTTATCTTATCTATAACCGCACATGAGAGAGAAAATCTGATATTCTGATTATGTATAGAAAGAAATTCTATATCCAACATTTCATTAGAGAGGGTAGTGTCATTATCTGAAATTCCAGAGATATACAGCTGTTGAGGGTATGTTGCATATCCTAAACGTTTACATAGGGAGCGGGTGATGAACGAATTTTGACTACCATTATCAAGGAGGACTTTTACCAATAATCTTTCGCCATATCTGGTGTATACAGCGACTTTTGCTGTGGCCAATAGTACGTGAGCTTGTCGAGTCTGGGAGTGACAACTAACCGAGTTACCAGTTGGTTGCGAAGATGAACTGCTGGAGGAATGCACTTCTCTAGGCGGGATCTGAGAAGCTGGAAGAGGGTTTACATTTCTTTGTGAGTGAGGAGCAGAGGGGGAACCATCAAATACATGGggcaaactatttacattagatCTCGACGAAGAGGGAGTATTATACTGAGAATTTCTGTCCCCTGTATGATTTTGATGAATCAGACTGTGGTGCTTTCTACCACAAGAGCATGTGCGTGAGGAGGGACAGTTTTCAACCGTATGTTGAATACCCAAACAATTAAAGcacaactttttatttttaatgaagtCAATTTTATTTGAGTGAGGGAGTGAGCGAAACTGCTGGCAATTATAAATCTTATGAGTGACATCGTTGCAGTAAATACATGAGCCAGGTCTTATCGTGGGGAGAGAACATTGTTGTACATTTGAATGCAAATTTACTTTTCTATTGAGTTTAGGAGATTTCTTACTAGAGTTCGATTCCATATTCGATAACTTTTCTAAGAGATTACAACGTCTATctaaatattcaaaaaaactaTTTGTTGAAGGCAATTTATCTAGATCAATTTCTTCCTCAAAACCTCTTCTTGAAATGAAATCTATTTTTTGCTCGAGCATATAAACTAAAAGAGATTCAAACAGTGCCTCAGATGAATAACCTAAATTTTGTAGAGATAACAACTGTTGTTTGCACGTAGAAACGAAGTCTCTTAGATTTTGCGAGTTACATTTATTCATAGATTGTATATTTAGCAACGTGTGAAAATGAGAGTTTACTAGAGCTGTAGGTTGACCAAATCTCTTTTTTAAAAGGTCAAGAGCGATTTTGAAATTTTCATTAGTGACTTTTAATGATTCAATTACTTTTAGCGCGTCCCCTCGTAATAGAGTTTTCAAATAACAGAACTTTTCAACATCTGATTTTACTCTAGAGttgtttataattaaactttCATATAAATCATAAAAAGCTGCGAACTGCTGTGGGTTCCCGCTATATATTTGGATTTGTATATCAGGTAACTTGACACCTGAATTTGCTTCAACGGGGCTAGGGGTTACAGCTAAATTTTGTTTGTTTGTAGTGAGTTGAGGGGTAAGCTTATCTATACATTTAATTAATGTAGCACGACTCTTGTgaaatttattttctattaacGAATCATCTTCACTGTCACACGTTGGCGGTAATTCATCTGTACTAATTAATTCTAAGATACCATAATGATTTTGTACATATTTATCAAAATACTGATGTAAAGAATCTAAACGAGAGTGAAATACATTTACGTCAAGTTCAATGTTTTGATTATCTTCAATCCAATTTGAGATCTTAGTAATTTGACCTTTTGCAGTTGCACGATTAGATTTCATCAATTCTAAAGATATTTTGTCGAGAATATAAAAACGAAATATAACAACGAGTATATAGGTTACAAATTAAAACAAACTAATAAAAACGAGAACAGAGATTTTACGATCTTAAACTGAAAGAGTTTACGATGTGttaattgattaatattggtCGTGACTAATTGAAACTTTTTCGGGAATTCAATTAACGCTACAACGTAATACTGAGATGATTAAATTTAATATCTTTCTGGTTCACGAagagttttttaaaatgaaaacatAGCTGACCTTGCGGTGTTGGGATATAGTTTTTCCAAACCTGTTCTGTTGGGATGCAAACGACAACGATCGTGTAGGACGGAGACGGCTAGTGGGTATGGTGTATCAGAGTGAGATGACAAAATGAGAGCAGCTGGAATATACAAGGGATACGAACTAAACAGACAGAAGTTTTTTCAGAGCTGGAGAAACAAAATATTGATATCTGTGTGCTCACGGAAACGAAGAAAAAGGGGAAAGGAAATGAAGAGACGGGGAACTACATTCATCTTTATAGTGGTGTACCTAAAGACTGCAGAGCCAAAAGGGGAGTATCTATAGCAATTAAGAAAGACTAtagaaaacacattaaaaaatgggAAGAAGTGGATGAGCAAATAATCACATTAGATATAGAGAAAAACGGTCACAGCATAACAATAATCGGAATCTACGCTCCCAATGAAGATGCAGATAAACAAAGGACAATTTCTACAATAAACTATCCGATGTAGTAAATGCTATTAAAAATGATAATGAATTGTACATTTTCGGAGACGCAAATGGGAGAGTAGGAAGAGAGAAGAATCACTCTGTAGTGGGGAGGTATGGCGAAGAAACACTGAACGAAAACGGTACTCGTCTGAGAGATTTTTGCCAAAAATATCCACAAATTCACATGGACGCAATCTACAAAAAAACTACGGTCAATAATTGACTACATAATCCAAAGAGAAAGCTCTAGACTCAAGACTACAGACGTGATATACCGGGGACCAGAATGTGCATCCGATCACCACCTGTTGGTAGCCAGCATAAGAATAACTTACCCGCCAACAAATACAAAAAGGCAAAAAAGACGAAGAAACTAACATTTCAGAAAAGTGTTATAAGTTGGAAAGCTTAAAACACGAATCGACCAAATTTTTGTATAAGTTGAGACTGGCCTCAAAATTAAGATTTATAGAAAGTAACACCGATAACATCGAAAAGTTGTACCAGCAAATAAAAGAAAGCATACACGCAGCAGCAAAGGAAGCGTTAGGATATTTGGAAAAAGATGATAAACAAAATCCAGAATGGTGGTCAGAGAAACTAAAAGGTTTAGTAGACAACAAGAAGACAGCGTACCAAAAATGGCTACAGACACAGGACTTACAAGATCAAAGAGTATACGCACAACTGAATAGAGAAGTGAAAAGAGAAGTAATAAGGAGTAAAAATGACACATGGGAAAGAAAGTGCGAAGAGGTGGAAAGATACATAGGCGGATCCAAAGTAGCTGAAGCAtggaaaacgataaaaaatatcagaaaataaaataaagggcAGAGTAATTTAAATTTAGTAAGTACCAAAGAATGGGAAGATTACTATAAGATACTACTGAAGGAAACTAGACCCGAATTTGAGGTAAATGAAATGGACATGCAGACGAATGTAAATGAACAAGTTAGAAGAATAACtacagaagaaataaaagaagccTTATTAGAATCAAAAAATGGGAAAGCATCAGGACCTGGAAATATCCCCATCGAACTGATAAAATATGGACCAGACATACTGCACGAAATAATGACGGAACTCTTCAACAAATGCATGTTGCAGGGAGAAAAATACCAGAAGACTGGAATTGTGCATACATTAGCTCGAtttacaaaaaaggagacaaaacgttgtgcaaaaactacagaggtataagTATAACCAGTGCAATGGGGAGGTTGTATGGCCGAGTACTAAAAAAAAGGGTGGAAGTAGAAATTCaggacatggaagaacaaagtggttTTCGCGCCGGTAGATCGTGCGCAGATAACATATTCGTGATGCaacaaataatagagaaaagaagAGCAAGGAATCTGTCTACTCACCTAATATTTATTGATCTGGAAAAAGCCTACGACACGGTACCTTTAAAGAAACTCTTTGAAATTTTGACCACAAGAGGCATAAGCGAAGCATATGTGCGAGCaattcaaaatatgtatcaaaatcCGAAAAGCTGTATTAAGCAGGGAAAATCTATGTCTAAACCATTCCCTGTTACAAAAGGTTTAAGGCAAGGGTgctgcttatcgccaacactatttaaaatatacatccagaaagctctggagcaatggaggaaaacagttgctgggatgggaataatgattgaagaaaactgcttaacaactttgttttttgctgatgaccaagtaattcttgccaacgatgaacatgctatggattatatgctaagaaagttacagatcgaatatgaaaaatggggcctatgtatgaacatggagaaaacggaatatttgagaataggagaggaaaccgaagatccggaattagagttaagaaatataaggaaatgtaaggaatatagatatttaggaagcataatatcagaagaaggaactacaaaaagagacatacagcaaggaaggaaagcaactcgtattttaaatggtctactatggtctaacaagGTGAAGCTGAACACAAAGTTAACAACCTACAGAACAATTGTagaacctattataacttatggagcagagtgttggcaactcacaggaaaggaaagaaaaaatgtagaagtagcggaaatggattacttacgtagagcatgcagagtatctagattagaacacataccaaatgaggaaataagacgaaGGACAAAGAGTttatattccacggttgaccatatagaaacaaagaaattgctatggtatggtcatgttatgagcatgtcagaggaaagatggccaaaaagagcattaaattacacacccataaatagaagaagaggaaggcctacagaaacatggaagaaaggcatagaacagtctatggcagatagagctattgacgaaaacgaatg is from Diabrotica virgifera virgifera chromosome 9, PGI_DIABVI_V3a and encodes:
- the LOC126890988 gene encoding uncharacterized protein LOC126890988 — protein: MKSNRATAKGQITKISNWIEDNQNIELDVNVFHSRLDSLHQYFDKYVQNHYGILELISTDELPPTCDSEDDSLIENKFHKSRATLIKCIDKLTPQLTTNKQNLAVTPSPVEANSGVKLPDIQIQIYSGNPQQFAAFYDLYESLIINNSRVKSDVEKFCYLKTLLRGDALKVIESLKVTNENFKIALDLLKKRFGQPTALVNSHFHTLLNIQSMNKCNSQNLRDFVSTCKQQLLSLQNLGYSSEALFESLLVYMLEQKIDFISRRGFEEEIDLDKLPSTNSFFEYLDRRCNLLEKLSNMESNSSKKSPKLNRKVNLHSNVQQCSLPTIRPGSCIYCNDVTHKIYNCQQFRSLPHSNKIDFIKNKKLCFNCLGIQHTVENCPSSRTCSCGRKHHSLIHQNHTGDRNSQYNTPSSSRSNVNSLPHVFDGSPSAPHSQRNVNPLPASQIPPREVHSSSSSSSQPTGNSVSCHSQTRQAHVLLATAKVAVYTRYGERLLVKVLLDNGSQNSFITRSLCKRLGYATYPQQLYISGISDNDTTLSNEMLDIEFLSIHNQNIRFSLSCAVIDKITKKLPQFKINSTSLNIPPHFLTSLTDPDFDTPSGIDILVGGDLYYDLLDNEPNVSL